Below is a window of Thermodesulfomicrobium sp. WS DNA.
AGGCTGCCCTGGGGACGATTGAGGAAAGAATGGAGTTCTGGAGGTGTCAAGGCGATGGAAAAAACGCGGGGATGGATGCATCCCCGCCTGTGGTTATGGGTATGCCCTCGCAGAGCTATGCCGCACCGAGGGCGGTTTTTTCATCCCGGGAAAGGAGGCGGTCCATGTCGAGCATGATGAGCAGGCGGTCATCGAGCTTGCCCACGCCGCTGATGTACTCGGCGTCCAGTCCAGCCACCACGGGCGGCGGCGGTTCCACGGTGCTGGCAGGCAGGCGCAGCACTTCCGACACCGCATCCACGATGAAGCCGACCACCGTGGTCCCAATCTCCACCACGATGATGCGGCTCATCTTGTCGCGCTCCCGGGCCGGGAGCCCAAAGCGCTTGCGAAGATCAATGATGGGAATGACCTTGCCGCGGAGATTGATGACGCCTTCCACGAAATCCGGAGCCTTGGGGACCTTGGTGATGTCCAGCATGCGGATGATTTCCTGCACCTGGAGGATATTGACCCCGAATTCTTCCTCGCCGATGCGGAAGGTCACCAGCTGCAGCAAGTGATCGTCGTGTGTCGTCGTGGCCATAGGCACCTCCTGGCTGGCCCATACGGACTTCTCAAAAAAGTGGCAAGGCAGGCCGTGGGCTTTCCTAAAACCTGGCGTGCTTTATGCATAAAATCAGGACAACCACTGTCTTGGGCACTTTTCTGACACGGAGTCCTCATGTCTGTCATCGACCGTCTGCACCTTCTTGGACAAATGAACGCCCTGCCAACGCCCCGCCACACCTACCGGTCGCGCGTCCAGTTCGAGGAACATATGGATGCCCAACGGCATGGGCTCGATGCGGGGCAAAGCGCGCTCCTCAACCAAGCAGTGCACACGATTCAGGAGCTGACGGCCGCATCGTCCCAGCCTTCAGCCCTTGGCGAGGTGAGCGCCCGATTCGAGTCCGCAGACGCCGGCGGCGCTGCCATCGGTTACGACCCCGTGGGCGGCACCTCCTATGGCGCGTACCAGATCGCCTCTCGGCCCGGCACCATGGACCGCTTCCTCCAATACCTCGACCAGGTGGCGCCCTCCTGGGCGGCGCGTCTGCGGGCTGCAGGTCCGGCCAACACCGGGTCCACCACCGGCGGTATGCCCACGGTATGGAAGGCCATCGCTGCCGAGGCCCCGCAACGCTTCCTCCAGGTGCAACGCCAATTCATCGAGCAAACCCACTTTGAGCCCGCCCGCCAGGCCATCCTGGAGCGTACCGGCATCGATGTGGCCCAAGGCCCGCGAGCTGTGGCCGAGGCGCTGTGGAGCACCGCGGTGCAGCACGGCCCGGCCGGGGCAAGCCGCATCTTCACCACCGCCCTTGAAGCAATCCAGGCGAAGGGCAACCCCCGAGGCCTGCAGCAACCGGAATTTGCGCGAAAGCTGCTCCAGAAGGTCTATGCCCTGCGAGGCACGGACTTCGGCTCGTCACCCGCCTCCGTGCAGAGCGCGGTGCAGAGCCGCTTGCAGCAGGAAGGCAAATGGGTGCTCGCCATGCTCCAAGGCACACCTACGACGGCGTAGACGGCGACTCACCGGCGCGGAAATCTTTGAGCAGTGCGGCATATTCTTGCTGCTCAAGACGGGGGCCAAATCGCGTCACCACCCGCGAAGCGGCAAGGCTGGCCAGCCGTCCTGCCTCCGGAAACGACATCCCATGGGTGATGCCATACAAAAAGGCGCCAGCGAACATGTCTCCAGCCCCATTGGTATCCTTGGGCGTGACCGGAAACGGGTCCACCTCGTGGAGCTGATAGCCATCGAAAAGCAACGCCCCTTCCGCCCCCAAAGTGACGGCAAAGGCTCCTGCCACCTGCCGCAGGCTATCCACAGCCTTGGCCAGGGTACGGCATCCGGCCCATGCCAACGCCTCCGTCCGGTTGCAAAAAAGCAGATCCACCCCTTCCCCGAGGATTTCTTCCAGACCAAGACGAAAATACTCCACCATGGCGGGATCGGAAAAGCTCAGTGCCGTGCGCACCCCATGACGCCGGGCCATGGCCATGGCTGCCACGGCCGCGGATCGACTCGTGGGCGAAGACACCAAATACCCTTCCACGTACAGAAACCGGGAGCGGGCCACGGCCTCTTCATCCACATGGGCTGCGCCCAACTGTGAAGAAATGCCCAGATAGGTGTTCATGGTGCGCTCCGCATCCGGGGTCACGAGCACCACACACGATCCGGTGGTCCCAGCAGGGCGCGGCCCCTGCAGGGTGGTGGCAACCCCCATGCGGGCCAAGTCCTCCAAGAAAAAATCCCCCATCTCGTCGGCAGCCACCAGGCATGCATAGCAGGCTCGGCCCCCCAAAGCCGCCACGGCCGCCATGGTATTGGCGGCGGAGCCTCCACAGGCCCGAGTCCCATGCTGACTGCGCAGCGCCTGGAGAACAGCGAACTGGCGATCTGCATCCACCAAGGTCATGAGCCCCTTGGCAATGCCATGGGTCTCCAAAAAGACGTCATCGACCGCAAATTCCATGTCCACCAAGGCATTGCCCATGCCAAACACATCGAATTCCATGTGCACTCCACTCAACATACTGCTCCGTCCGTTTCCACGTCGCGGGCCCACCAGGCATTGAGCACCGCCTGCACCACCGTGGCCAAGGGGATGGCAAAAAACACCCCCCAAAATCCCCACAGGCCGCCGAACACCAAAATGGAAGCAATCACCGCGATGGGATGGATATTCACCACCTCCGATAACAGCAGGGGCACAAGGACATTGCCATCGAGGATCTGAATGACCAAATACGCCCCGAGCGCCACCATGAATTGGCTCTCG
It encodes the following:
- a CDS encoding chemotaxis protein CheW, coding for MATTTHDDHLLQLVTFRIGEEEFGVNILQVQEIIRMLDITKVPKAPDFVEGVINLRGKVIPIIDLRKRFGLPARERDKMSRIIVVEIGTTVVGFIVDAVSEVLRLPASTVEPPPPVVAGLDAEYISGVGKLDDRLLIMLDMDRLLSRDEKTALGAA
- a CDS encoding adenosine kinase, with the protein product MEFDVFGMGNALVDMEFAVDDVFLETHGIAKGLMTLVDADRQFAVLQALRSQHGTRACGGSAANTMAAVAALGGRACYACLVAADEMGDFFLEDLARMGVATTLQGPRPAGTTGSCVVLVTPDAERTMNTYLGISSQLGAAHVDEEAVARSRFLYVEGYLVSSPTSRSAAVAAMAMARRHGVRTALSFSDPAMVEYFRLGLEEILGEGVDLLFCNRTEALAWAGCRTLAKAVDSLRQVAGAFAVTLGAEGALLFDGYQLHEVDPFPVTPKDTNGAGDMFAGAFLYGITHGMSFPEAGRLASLAASRVVTRFGPRLEQQEYAALLKDFRAGESPSTPS